A DNA window from Janibacter sp. A1S7 contains the following coding sequences:
- the mftA gene encoding mycofactocin precursor MftA (Mycofactocin is a small molecule electron carrier derived from the final two amino acids, Val-Tyr, of MftA, the mycofactocin precursor. It plays a role in redox homeostasis and the metabolism of alcohols and aldehydes in Actinobacteria, including Mycobacterium tuberculosis.) produces MADEQHDDHEQDPQIDAVADDLVEEVSIDGMCGVY; encoded by the coding sequence ATGGCAGACGAGCAACACGACGACCACGAGCAGGACCCGCAGATCGACGCAGTCGCCGACGACCTCGTGGAAGAGGTCTCCATCGACGGCATGTGCGGCGTCTACTGA
- the mftB gene encoding mycofactocin biosynthesis chaperone MftB (MftB, a small protein, is a peptide chaperone that assists the radical SAM enzyme MftC in performing two modifications to the C-terminal Val-Tyr dipeptide of the mycofactocin precursor peptide, MftA. MftB's role is analogous to the role of PqqD in the biosynthesis of PQQ, a cofactor that derives entirely from a Tyr and a Glu in the precursor PqqA.) gives MTMIAETPRMLQRPWELSASVALRPEPFGALAYNFANRTLSFLKRPALVRVVEHLADHPDVHSTLVAEGIPEEQHDAYLRALRGLAAKDMIRPRTDA, from the coding sequence ATGACGATGATCGCGGAGACACCACGGATGCTGCAGCGACCATGGGAGCTGTCGGCATCCGTGGCGCTTCGTCCCGAACCCTTCGGGGCACTGGCCTACAACTTCGCCAACCGCACGCTGTCCTTCCTCAAACGACCGGCTCTCGTCCGCGTCGTGGAGCACCTCGCCGACCACCCGGACGTACACAGCACCTTGGTCGCCGAGGGCATCCCGGAGGAGCAGCACGACGCGTACCTGCGTGCACTGCGGGGTCTGGCTGCCAAGGACATGATCCGCCCCCGCACCGATGCCTGA
- the mftC gene encoding mycofactocin radical SAM maturase (MftC is a radical SAM/SPASM enzyme that catalyzes the first two steps in biosynthesis of the electron carrier mycofactocin from the terminal Val-Tyr dipeptide of the precursor peptide MftA.), with product MTLTTDPPAATIAAPSRPEGGTLVEQFEFGLNAPICLTWELTYACNLECAHCLSSSGRRDPRELSTQECKEVIDELQRMKVFYVNVGGGEPTIRPDFWELLEYAVAHDVGVKFSTNGARITPERAAFLTATDYVDVQISLDGATPEVNDYVRGPGSYDMAIRALENLQAAGFSDAKISVVCTRQNIGQLDDFKALADRYGATLRLTRLRPSGRGADVWDELHPLPEQQRELYDWLVAHGEDVLTGDSFFHLAAFGESLPGLNLCGAGRVVCLIDPIGDVYACPFAIHDQFHAGNLLTGGGFGEIWRNSELFRELRSPQTGGACSSCSQYDSCRGGCMAAKFFTGLPLDGPDPECVKGYGESALAGERSVPASSQDHSKANPTRNEPVMLQLMRRRPDREAAPPSPPVSPCAESPLADFTPR from the coding sequence ATGACGCTCACCACCGACCCACCCGCCGCCACGATCGCGGCACCGTCGCGACCCGAAGGGGGCACCCTCGTCGAGCAGTTCGAGTTCGGGTTGAACGCCCCGATCTGCCTGACGTGGGAGCTGACCTACGCCTGCAACCTCGAGTGCGCGCACTGCCTCTCCAGCTCTGGTCGTCGTGATCCGCGCGAGTTGAGCACCCAGGAGTGCAAGGAGGTCATCGACGAGCTGCAACGCATGAAGGTCTTCTACGTCAACGTCGGAGGCGGTGAGCCGACGATCCGCCCCGATTTCTGGGAGCTGCTCGAGTACGCCGTGGCCCACGACGTCGGCGTGAAGTTCTCCACCAACGGCGCCCGGATCACCCCCGAGCGCGCGGCCTTCCTCACCGCGACCGACTACGTCGACGTGCAGATCTCGCTCGACGGCGCGACACCTGAGGTCAACGACTACGTGCGCGGCCCGGGCTCCTACGACATGGCGATCCGCGCCCTCGAGAACCTGCAGGCAGCCGGCTTCTCCGATGCCAAGATCTCGGTGGTGTGCACGCGCCAGAACATCGGACAGCTCGACGACTTCAAGGCCCTCGCCGACCGGTACGGCGCCACCCTTCGCCTGACCCGGCTGCGGCCGTCCGGCCGCGGCGCCGACGTCTGGGACGAGTTGCACCCGCTGCCGGAGCAGCAGCGCGAGCTCTACGACTGGCTCGTCGCCCACGGTGAGGACGTCCTCACCGGCGACTCCTTCTTCCACCTCGCGGCCTTCGGTGAGTCCCTGCCGGGCCTCAACCTCTGTGGGGCGGGGCGCGTCGTCTGCCTCATCGACCCGATCGGCGACGTCTACGCGTGCCCCTTCGCCATCCACGACCAGTTCCACGCCGGCAACCTGCTCACCGGGGGAGGTTTCGGCGAGATCTGGCGCAACTCCGAACTCTTCCGCGAACTGCGCTCCCCCCAGACCGGTGGCGCCTGTTCTTCGTGCAGCCAGTACGACAGCTGCCGCGGTGGGTGCATGGCCGCGAAGTTCTTCACCGGCCTGCCGCTCGACGGCCCCGACCCCGAGTGCGTCAAGGGCTATGGCGAGTCCGCGCTCGCCGGCGAGCGCAGCGTGCCTGCCTCGAGCCAGGACCACTCCAAGGCCAACCCCACCCGCAACGAACCGGTCATGCTCCAGCTCATGCGCCGACGGCCCGACAGGGAGGCCGCTCCCCCTTCGCCTCCGGTGTCGCCGTGCGCCGAGAGCCCCCTGGCCGACTTCACCCCCCGATGA
- the mftD gene encoding pre-mycofactocin synthase MftD (MftD, an enzyme found in the mycofactocin biosynthesis locus, performs an oxidative deamination of 3-amino-5-[(p-hydroxyphenyl)methyl]-4,4-dimethyl-2-pyrrolidinone (AHDP). The resulting compound, now called pre-mycofactocin (PMFT), is a biologically active redox cofactor that can oxidize the non-exchangeable NADH of TIGR03971 family SDR-type oxidoreductases.), whose protein sequence is MKTPEWLENPWRQNPWFESVAVAQERARKRLPAPVYSALLAGSERGQSRDDNQSAFAELGLAPHVVGQQPERDQVTTVFGQQVSSPVLVSPTGVQAVHPDGEVAVARAAAARGTIMGLSNFASKAVEEVCETGATTFFQMYWTGDRDTMIQRMQRAHDAGVQGLIATLDWSFSIGRDWGSPEIPEKVDLKTMIRMAPDVVTRPRWLADFARQYRDTGRLPDLTAPNLAPPGGEAPTFFGAYYEWMTTPPPSWEDVSWMREQWAQISGTPFVLKGVSRVDDALRAVDAGVAGISVSNHGGNNLDGTPAAIRMVHPISSHVGHQVDVVMDGGIRRGSDVIKALALGAKAVLIGRAYLWGLAANGQQGVENVLDLLTGGVDSALRGLALSSVAELGPEHLLIPGDFHRELGVPVASTATH, encoded by the coding sequence ATGAAGACGCCCGAGTGGCTCGAGAACCCCTGGCGGCAGAACCCTTGGTTCGAGTCCGTCGCCGTCGCTCAGGAGCGCGCCCGCAAGCGGCTGCCGGCTCCCGTCTACAGCGCCCTGCTCGCCGGCTCCGAGCGCGGCCAGAGCCGCGATGACAACCAGAGCGCCTTCGCCGAGCTCGGTCTGGCACCGCACGTCGTCGGGCAGCAGCCGGAGCGCGACCAGGTGACGACGGTCTTCGGCCAGCAGGTCAGTTCGCCGGTGCTCGTCAGTCCGACCGGAGTGCAGGCCGTCCATCCGGACGGGGAAGTCGCCGTCGCCCGTGCCGCCGCGGCCCGCGGCACGATCATGGGCCTGTCCAACTTCGCCTCGAAGGCCGTCGAAGAGGTCTGCGAGACCGGCGCGACCACCTTCTTCCAGATGTACTGGACCGGCGACCGCGACACGATGATCCAGCGGATGCAACGCGCCCACGACGCCGGTGTCCAGGGACTCATTGCCACCCTCGACTGGTCCTTCTCCATCGGTCGCGACTGGGGCAGCCCCGAGATCCCTGAGAAGGTCGACCTCAAGACCATGATCCGGATGGCCCCGGACGTCGTGACCCGACCACGGTGGCTTGCTGACTTCGCCCGCCAGTACCGGGACACCGGCCGTCTGCCTGACCTCACCGCGCCCAACCTCGCCCCTCCGGGAGGAGAGGCGCCGACCTTCTTCGGTGCCTACTACGAGTGGATGACGACGCCACCTCCGTCTTGGGAGGACGTCTCGTGGATGCGCGAGCAGTGGGCCCAGATCAGTGGCACCCCCTTCGTGCTCAAGGGAGTCTCCCGCGTCGACGACGCCCTGCGCGCGGTCGACGCGGGCGTGGCCGGCATCTCGGTGTCCAACCACGGCGGCAACAACCTCGACGGCACGCCGGCTGCGATCCGCATGGTGCACCCGATCTCCTCGCACGTCGGCCACCAGGTCGACGTCGTGATGGACGGTGGCATCCGCCGAGGGTCCGACGTCATCAAGGCGCTCGCCCTCGGGGCCAAGGCCGTGCTCATCGGCCGCGCCTACCTCTGGGGCCTGGCGGCCAATGGTCAGCAGGGAGTGGAGAACGTGCTCGACCTGCTCACCGGCGGCGTCGACTCCGCGCTGCGAGGACTCGCACTCTCGTCGGTCGCGGAGCTGGGGCCCGAGCACCTGCTCATCCCCGGCGACTTCCACCGGGAGCTCGGCGTGCCGGTGGCATCCACCGCGACGCACTGA
- the mftE gene encoding mycofactocin biosynthesis peptidyl-dipeptidase MftE: MDAPARSRALASAVHQEVHDTDLLLVPVGSLEQHGPHLPLDTDSTIAHAVAREVAQRLTASGTTTWVSPTIALGSSGEHQDFAGTISIGTEVLRQVVVETVRSAGTWVPRVVLVNGHGGNRDALDAAVTQLVQEGHDVAWAPCAPPGADPHAGRAETSLMLWLRPWSVHTERAEPGSTQPLRVILPAMRVGGLAAVSPNGVLGDPRGATADEGRRLLTAMVTAVRAVADPDERAVG; this comes from the coding sequence ATGGACGCACCCGCACGGTCACGCGCACTCGCCAGCGCCGTCCACCAGGAGGTGCACGACACGGACCTGCTGCTCGTGCCGGTCGGGTCGCTGGAGCAGCACGGGCCGCACCTGCCCCTCGACACCGACTCGACCATCGCCCACGCAGTTGCGCGCGAGGTCGCGCAGCGGCTCACCGCCTCCGGGACGACGACGTGGGTGTCGCCCACGATCGCCCTCGGGTCGAGCGGCGAGCACCAGGACTTCGCCGGCACGATCTCCATCGGCACCGAGGTGCTGCGCCAGGTGGTCGTCGAGACAGTGCGCTCGGCCGGCACCTGGGTCCCGCGGGTTGTCCTCGTCAACGGCCACGGCGGCAACCGCGATGCGCTCGACGCGGCCGTCACGCAGCTCGTGCAGGAGGGTCACGACGTCGCCTGGGCACCGTGCGCTCCCCCGGGTGCGGACCCGCACGCCGGTCGCGCTGAGACTTCCCTCATGCTCTGGCTTCGGCCATGGTCCGTGCACACGGAGCGGGCAGAGCCCGGCAGCACCCAGCCCCTGCGGGTGATCCTCCCGGCGATGCGGGTCGGCGGGCTGGCCGCCGTCTCACCCAACGGCGTACTCGGGGACCCCCGTGGCGCGACCGCGGACGAAGGGCGGCGCCTCCTGACCGCAATGGTCACCGCCGTGCGCGCGGTCGCCGATCCGGACGAAAGAGCAGTGGGGTGA
- a CDS encoding mycofactocin-coupled SDR family oxidoreductase, with protein MSQRVALVTGAARGMGAATSLRLAGQGYDVLAVDWCAGADAQPYPMPTTDDLDAVAADPRAAGRIATRVADVRDPDAVAEAVADVLQRWGRLDVAVAAAGVVAGGAPLWETPAAQFDLLWQVDALGVWHTAAAAVPAMLSGPDPSGCRFVAIASAAGGRGLFHLAAYNAAKHAVVGMVRGLAADLVGTGVTAVAVSPGATGTPMLEATAAIYGTTTTDLASHQLIRRPIHPEEIAATVALCCSSEGAALNGGVVAADGGFAG; from the coding sequence GTGAGCCAGCGTGTCGCCCTCGTCACCGGGGCCGCCCGGGGCATGGGCGCGGCGACCTCCCTTCGCCTCGCGGGCCAGGGCTACGACGTACTCGCGGTCGACTGGTGCGCGGGAGCCGACGCGCAGCCCTACCCCATGCCCACGACCGACGACCTCGACGCGGTCGCCGCCGACCCCCGAGCCGCGGGGCGGATCGCCACCCGGGTCGCCGACGTGCGCGATCCCGACGCCGTGGCCGAGGCGGTTGCCGATGTCCTCCAGCGGTGGGGACGGCTCGACGTCGCCGTGGCCGCGGCAGGCGTCGTCGCCGGCGGGGCGCCCCTGTGGGAGACGCCTGCCGCTCAGTTCGACCTGCTGTGGCAGGTCGACGCTCTCGGCGTCTGGCACACCGCCGCCGCAGCCGTCCCGGCGATGCTCTCCGGGCCCGACCCGTCGGGCTGCCGATTCGTCGCCATCGCCTCCGCTGCAGGCGGCCGCGGCCTCTTCCACCTCGCGGCCTACAACGCCGCCAAGCACGCCGTCGTGGGCATGGTGCGCGGCCTGGCCGCCGACCTCGTCGGTACCGGCGTCACCGCGGTCGCCGTGAGTCCCGGCGCGACCGGCACCCCGATGCTCGAAGCGACGGCAGCGATCTACGGCACGACGACCACGGATCTGGCGTCGCACCAGCTGATCCGCCGGCCGATCCACCCGGAGGAGATCGCCGCGACAGTGGCGCTGTGCTGCTCCTCCGAGGGCGCAGCGCTCAACGGCGGCGTGGTCGCTGCGGACGGGGGTTTCGCAGGATGA
- the mftF gene encoding mycofactocin biosynthesis glycosyltransferase MftF (Members of this protein family, MftF, are glycosyltransferases, members of PF00535 (glycosyl transferase family 2). The encoding gene is found as part of the mycofactocin cassette, in Mycobacterium tuberculosis, many other Actinobacteria, and occasional members of other lineages. Mycofactocin itself, a putative redox carrier, is a heavily modified derivative of the C-terminal Val-Tyr dipeptide of the mycofactocin precursor MftA (TIGR03969).), giving the protein MTGRFPAGFEAQIRHDVRCYDDQLVGGSPLRIVRLGAVARARVVDGRLLVRDSTDEALVSRLVDGNLADPVLLGAGPDPDELSVIIPIRDRPEELGRALEALDGLQCVVVDDDSHDPDAVARVAADHGARVISLPVNLGPAGARNAGLLAVETPFVAFVDSDVQADTAMLRRLARHFADDKVALVGPLVRSRARTDAPRWFERYDEQISSLALGRRACSVRPGAAVGWLPSACLVARVDRIRAAGGFAPGMRVGEDVDLVWRLVEAGEVVRYDPSEIAWHDTRATVSGWLGRKFLYGTGGADLAARHGRKGAPAVMSATMAVTAAAVLVFRPWSLPVAAVGLMRGVRSLDRRLPAGPHRRSLAVRLGAQGLGWAVRQETALLLRHWWPLAVVAATRSGSVRRALVTALLVDVVVARIDHPGVRYDPVSRRLDDLAYGAGLWAGALRARSVSALLPRRPGR; this is encoded by the coding sequence ATGACCGGACGTTTCCCGGCGGGCTTCGAGGCGCAGATCAGGCACGACGTGCGCTGCTATGACGATCAGCTCGTCGGTGGATCCCCCTTGCGCATCGTCCGGCTCGGGGCCGTGGCCCGCGCGCGGGTCGTCGACGGACGGCTGCTTGTACGGGACTCCACCGATGAGGCCCTCGTCTCCCGGCTCGTCGACGGCAACCTCGCTGACCCAGTGCTCCTCGGCGCCGGCCCCGATCCGGACGAGCTCTCTGTCATCATCCCGATCCGCGACCGGCCCGAGGAGCTCGGCCGTGCGCTGGAGGCCCTCGACGGGCTGCAGTGCGTCGTCGTCGATGATGACTCCCACGACCCCGACGCGGTCGCCCGCGTGGCGGCCGACCACGGGGCCCGGGTCATCTCCCTTCCGGTCAACCTCGGACCCGCCGGCGCACGCAATGCCGGCCTGCTCGCCGTCGAGACCCCGTTCGTCGCCTTCGTCGACTCCGACGTGCAGGCCGATACAGCCATGCTGCGACGGCTGGCCCGGCACTTCGCCGATGACAAGGTCGCGCTCGTGGGCCCGCTCGTGCGCAGTCGCGCTCGGACCGACGCCCCGCGATGGTTCGAGCGCTACGACGAGCAGATCTCCTCACTCGCCCTTGGCCGACGAGCCTGCTCGGTGCGTCCGGGCGCCGCCGTCGGGTGGCTACCGAGCGCCTGCCTGGTGGCGCGAGTGGACCGGATCAGGGCCGCGGGTGGGTTTGCGCCGGGGATGCGGGTCGGTGAGGACGTCGACCTGGTCTGGCGTCTCGTCGAGGCCGGCGAGGTCGTCCGCTACGACCCCTCGGAGATCGCCTGGCACGACACCCGCGCGACCGTCAGCGGGTGGCTGGGCCGCAAGTTCCTCTACGGCACCGGTGGTGCCGACCTGGCCGCACGCCATGGCCGCAAGGGCGCGCCCGCCGTCATGTCGGCGACGATGGCCGTCACGGCGGCCGCTGTGCTCGTGTTCCGTCCCTGGTCATTGCCCGTGGCCGCAGTCGGGCTCATGCGCGGGGTGCGCTCCCTCGACCGACGACTGCCCGCCGGCCCGCACCGACGCAGCCTCGCGGTCCGCCTCGGCGCGCAGGGACTCGGCTGGGCCGTCCGACAGGAGACCGCCCTGCTCCTGCGTCACTGGTGGCCGCTCGCTGTGGTCGCGGCCACCCGCAGCGGCTCCGTCCGCCGCGCGCTCGTCACCGCCCTGCTCGTCGACGTCGTCGTCGCCCGCATCGACCACCCCGGTGTTCGCTACGACCCGGTCAGCCGACGTCTCGACGACCTCGCCTACGGCGCCGGCCTGTGGGCCGGTGCTCTGCGAGCTCGCTCTGTCTCCGCCCTCCTCCCGCGGCGACCCGGCCGCTGA
- the mdo gene encoding NDMA-dependent methanol dehydrogenase (This methanol dehydrogenase is considered a nicotinoprotein, since its NADP cofactor remains is not dissociable, but instead remains permanently bound. A member of this family has been shown to act as a formaldehyde dismutase, able to convert two molecules of formaldehyde (plus one water molecule) into one of methanol and one of formate, with no net change in its redox state. More recently, it was shown in Mycobacterium smegmatis that this enzyme is critical to ethanol utilization, for which the biosynthesis of the cofactor-like electron carrier mycofactocin is also required.) — MQVDELLKPFPIKEFHPFPRAMMGPGAWEMIGPEALKLGFRKTLIMTTGLRGTDIVKNIAESLRHHGLEVVVFDQVESNPKDYNVMDAVAMYQENACDSFVSIGGGSAHDACKGARISVAHDGRNVNEFEGFNMSENPKNPPHIAVSTTAGTGSETSWAYVVTDTTTDPDNPHKYVAFDDASVASLAVDDPVLYYDCPTDFTAQCGFDVLAHASEPYVSRLNFEPSLGNALRAVKLTSENLREAVWNGQDLKGREGMMYAQYIAAQAFNSGGLGIIHSMSHAVSAFYDTHHGLNNAIALPRVWAFNMPVCYGRFADIAEAMGIDTHGMTKVQAADAALEASIRLLRDVGIPERFVDVTADSYSKNRLGQGPTAYYQNSPEIKGDAADVDRITHHILGDACTPGNPKECTFETVRPVVEHCMTGDLDDLIS, encoded by the coding sequence ATGCAGGTTGATGAACTACTCAAGCCATTCCCGATCAAGGAGTTCCACCCCTTCCCGCGCGCCATGATGGGCCCCGGGGCCTGGGAGATGATCGGCCCGGAGGCCCTCAAGCTCGGCTTCCGGAAGACACTCATCATGACGACCGGCCTGCGGGGCACGGACATCGTCAAGAACATCGCCGAGTCACTCAGGCACCACGGTCTCGAGGTCGTCGTCTTCGACCAGGTCGAGTCCAACCCCAAGGACTACAACGTCATGGACGCGGTGGCCATGTACCAGGAGAACGCCTGCGACTCGTTCGTCTCCATCGGTGGCGGCTCCGCGCACGACGCCTGCAAGGGCGCGCGCATCTCTGTCGCACACGACGGGCGCAATGTCAACGAGTTCGAGGGCTTCAACATGTCCGAGAACCCGAAGAACCCGCCGCACATCGCGGTCTCGACCACGGCCGGCACCGGCTCCGAGACCTCGTGGGCCTATGTCGTCACCGACACGACCACCGACCCCGACAACCCGCACAAGTACGTCGCCTTCGACGACGCGTCGGTGGCCAGCCTGGCCGTCGACGACCCGGTGCTCTACTACGACTGCCCGACCGACTTCACCGCCCAGTGCGGCTTCGACGTCCTCGCCCACGCCTCCGAGCCCTACGTGTCCCGGCTGAACTTCGAGCCCTCACTCGGCAACGCCCTGCGGGCCGTCAAGCTCACCTCGGAGAACCTGCGCGAGGCGGTCTGGAACGGCCAGGATCTCAAGGGACGCGAGGGCATGATGTACGCCCAGTACATCGCAGCCCAGGCCTTCAACTCCGGTGGCCTCGGCATCATCCACTCGATGAGCCACGCGGTCAGCGCCTTCTACGACACCCACCACGGGCTGAACAACGCCATCGCCCTGCCGCGCGTATGGGCCTTCAACATGCCCGTCTGCTACGGCCGGTTCGCCGACATCGCCGAGGCGATGGGCATCGACACGCACGGCATGACCAAGGTCCAAGCTGCAGACGCCGCGCTCGAGGCCTCGATCCGCCTCCTGCGGGACGTGGGTATCCCCGAGCGTTTCGTCGATGTCACGGCGGACAGCTACTCGAAGAACCGCCTGGGTCAGGGACCGACCGCCTACTACCAGAACTCGCCGGAGATCAAGGGCGACGCCGCCGACGTCGATCGCATCACCCACCACATCCTCGGCGACGCCTGCACTCCGGGTAACCCCAAGGAGTGCACCTTCGAGACCGTCCGGCCCGTCGTCGAGCACTGCATGACCGGCGACCTCGACGACCTCATCAGCTGA
- a CDS encoding AAA family ATPase, translating to MSTTTTDAVPVLTSVEDTIEQFRDHGYLADHRMGTTVFLQTRLEKPVLLEGPAGVGKTQLAQSLAEVTGRRLIRLQCYEGQDESKALYEWDYGKQLLYTQILREKIGQIVSDTTDLTEAVDRISAHDSVFFSERFLAARPLLEAITSEDPVVLLIDEVDRADEALEAVLLELLSEFQISIPEIGTVRAKHLPLVVLTSNNTRDLSAALKRRCLHLFLDYPGPERELDILRSKETGLRDALAARLVEIVRGLRELELRKAPSISETIDWARTLAVLGVDELDATVLSDTLSVVVKYERDMRRAGEALPRLLDPNAVVPEGHGHGHDHHHGHGHSHEHPHPHSDDDLDGREVRLAKDSPGRHDTDYYGAPGGLDRSRQVNQGQGSRSFAGRGARKRPV from the coding sequence ATGTCCACCACCACGACGGATGCCGTACCCGTCCTCACGAGCGTCGAGGACACCATCGAGCAGTTCCGCGACCACGGGTACCTCGCCGACCACCGGATGGGCACCACCGTCTTCCTCCAGACCCGCCTCGAGAAGCCGGTGCTCCTCGAGGGACCCGCCGGCGTCGGCAAGACCCAACTCGCCCAGAGCCTGGCTGAGGTGACCGGACGCCGGTTGATCCGTCTGCAGTGCTACGAGGGCCAGGACGAGTCCAAGGCCCTCTACGAGTGGGACTACGGCAAGCAGCTCCTCTACACCCAGATCCTGCGGGAGAAGATCGGCCAGATCGTCTCCGACACCACCGACCTGACCGAGGCCGTCGACCGGATCTCCGCCCACGACAGCGTCTTCTTCTCCGAGCGATTCCTCGCGGCGCGACCGCTCCTCGAGGCCATCACCAGCGAGGACCCTGTCGTCCTGCTCATCGACGAGGTCGATCGCGCAGACGAGGCCCTCGAGGCGGTGCTGCTCGAGCTGCTCTCGGAGTTCCAGATCTCGATTCCCGAGATCGGTACCGTCCGGGCCAAGCACCTCCCGCTCGTCGTACTGACCTCCAACAACACCAGGGACCTGTCGGCCGCGCTCAAACGCCGCTGCCTCCACCTCTTCCTCGACTACCCGGGCCCCGAGCGCGAGCTGGACATCCTGCGCTCCAAGGAGACCGGCCTGCGCGACGCCCTCGCGGCCCGGCTCGTCGAGATCGTGCGCGGCCTGCGCGAGCTCGAGCTGCGCAAGGCACCGAGCATCTCGGAGACCATCGACTGGGCCCGCACCCTCGCCGTCCTCGGGGTGGATGAGCTCGATGCGACCGTCCTGTCGGACACCCTGAGCGTGGTCGTGAAGTACGAACGCGACATGCGTCGGGCCGGTGAGGCCCTGCCCAGGCTCCTCGATCCCAACGCGGTGGTGCCGGAGGGTCACGGTCATGGCCACGACCACCACCACGGTCACGGGCACAGCCACGAGCATCCTCACCCACACTCTGACGACGACCTCGACGGACGTGAGGTGCGGTTGGCCAAGGACTCCCCTGGTCGACACGACACCGACTACTACGGGGCACCGGGCGGGCTCGACCGATCTCGTCAAGTGAACCAAGGTCAGGGAAGTCGCTCCTTCGCCGGTCGTGGCGCCCGCAAGCGTCCCGTCTGA